In Bosea vestrisii, the following are encoded in one genomic region:
- a CDS encoding LysR family transcriptional regulator: MDKSDVTLERMRSFVRVAERGSLSAVARELGLGQSTVTRHLNELEQALGVPLLSRTTRRVTLTDEGSRYYQHSLSILRLVEHAGDEARSARGGHSGTVRVSCTAAFGVLHMTRLIFAFQDRHPDIGVDLSLSDERVDLVRDGVDIAIRLGPLADSTMKLRSLGRSRRLFVAAPHYLARHGAPVSPDDLAGHQGIRMSNVAGSALIAFEGAGGEHYSVPFDGRLRVDHGLAVREALLAGRGIAPTHRWLVDDLLAAGRLEPILTDYALSTVPLSMLIVPERASVARVRLLIDFLAAEIAAIPGIAPA, translated from the coding sequence ATGGATAAATCTGACGTCACGCTGGAACGGATGCGCAGCTTCGTCCGCGTCGCTGAGCGCGGCAGCCTGTCGGCGGTCGCGCGCGAGCTCGGCCTCGGTCAATCGACGGTGACGCGGCATCTCAATGAACTGGAGCAGGCCCTTGGCGTCCCCTTGCTCAGCCGCACGACCCGGCGCGTGACGCTGACCGACGAGGGCAGCCGCTATTACCAGCACAGCCTCTCCATCCTGCGGCTGGTCGAACACGCCGGCGACGAGGCGCGCAGCGCCCGCGGCGGGCATTCCGGCACGGTACGCGTCTCCTGCACTGCCGCTTTCGGCGTGTTGCACATGACGCGGCTGATCTTCGCCTTCCAGGATCGCCACCCCGATATCGGCGTCGACCTCAGCTTGAGCGACGAGCGCGTCGATCTCGTCCGCGACGGCGTCGACATCGCCATCCGCCTCGGTCCGCTCGCCGACAGCACCATGAAGCTGCGATCACTCGGCCGGTCACGCCGATTGTTCGTCGCCGCACCGCACTATCTGGCGCGCCACGGAGCCCCTGTGTCGCCGGACGATCTTGCGGGGCATCAGGGAATTCGCATGTCGAACGTTGCCGGCAGTGCCCTGATCGCATTCGAGGGCGCCGGCGGCGAGCACTACAGCGTTCCCTTCGACGGGCGATTACGGGTCGATCACGGCTTGGCGGTGCGCGAGGCACTTCTCGCTGGCCGCGGCATCGCCCCGACCCATCGCTGGTTGGTCGACGACCTGCTGGCGGCTGGCAGGCTGGAGCCGATACTGACCGATTACGCTTTGTCGACCGTGCCACTCAGCATGCTGATCGTTCCGGAGCGAGCATCTGTCGCCCGCGTCCGTCTGCTCATCGATTTCCTGGCTGCGGAGATTGCCGCGATCCCCGGCATCGCACCGGCCTGA
- a CDS encoding haloacid dehalogenase type II gives MPIKAVVFDAYGTLFDVQSVAGVTDAAFPGHGETITQIWRLKQLEYTWLRALMGRYEDFWSVTQASLDFTLKTLGLEATPDFLARIAAAYDALSLYPEALAALQGLAPTRLAIFSNGSPAMLTNLTRQAGIDTLLETVISVDEIGTYKPDPRGYRLVEERLGLTRDEILFVSSNGFDIAGAKAYGMTVARIERVTPHALCDELAGAAVIGPKSLFKALRMQEEQLGEGADLTISSLSKLGPYVEARR, from the coding sequence ATGCCGATCAAGGCTGTCGTCTTCGATGCCTACGGAACCCTGTTCGACGTGCAGTCGGTCGCCGGCGTCACCGATGCCGCCTTCCCCGGCCATGGCGAGACCATCACCCAGATCTGGCGGCTGAAGCAGCTCGAATACACCTGGCTGCGCGCCCTGATGGGCCGCTACGAGGATTTCTGGAGCGTGACGCAGGCCTCGCTCGACTTCACGCTGAAGACGCTCGGGCTCGAAGCGACGCCCGATTTCCTCGCACGCATCGCTGCGGCCTATGATGCGCTCTCGCTCTATCCGGAAGCACTGGCGGCACTGCAGGGTCTCGCCCCCACACGCCTCGCCATCTTCTCCAATGGCAGCCCCGCCATGCTGACCAATCTCACCCGGCAGGCAGGCATCGACACGCTGCTGGAGACCGTGATCAGCGTCGACGAGATCGGCACCTACAAGCCCGATCCGCGCGGCTACCGTCTGGTCGAGGAACGGCTCGGCCTGACGCGCGACGAGATCCTGTTCGTCTCCTCCAACGGCTTCGACATCGCCGGCGCCAAGGCCTACGGCATGACGGTGGCGCGCATCGAGCGGGTAACGCCGCATGCCCTGTGCGACGAACTCGCAGGCGCAGCGGTGATCGGCCCCAAGAGCCTGTTCAAGGCGTTGCGCATGCAGGAAGAGCAGCTCGGCGAAGGCGCGGACCTGACGATCTCGTCGCTGAGCAAACTCGGGCCTTATGTCGAAGCAAGGCGATGA
- the gpmI gene encoding 2,3-bisphosphoglycerate-independent phosphoglycerate mutase, whose product MSSRPVMLMILDGWGWRDDRDNNAVLLAKTPNFDRFWASSPHAFLRTSGLDVGLPEGQMGNSEVGHLNLGAGRVVMQDLPRINQAVADGTLKQALDGSGLIDRLKASGGTCHILGLVSPGGVHAHQDHAVALAKLVVAAGVPAVMHVFTDGRDTPPRSAKDYVAALETALPPQVKVATVSGRYYAMDRDNRWERVELAWKALALGEGERMPTAGSAIEAAYAADVSDEFIKPAAIGDYSGMADGDGLLSFNFRADRIREILAPLLFAEFSGFSRPRMPKLVGAVGMTSYSSELDPIMPALFAPQSLANGLGETVSQAGLKQIRFAETEKYPHVTYFFNGGREEPFAGEERSMTPSPKVATYDLQPEMSAPELTEKVVAAVESGQYDLFVLNFANPDMVGHTGVLSAAIKAVETIDRSLGQIAEAILAKGGALIVTADHGNAELMVDPVTGIPHTAHTTFPVPVMLIGGQATGLAEGRLADVAPTLLALLGLKQPAEMTGQSLLR is encoded by the coding sequence ATGTCCAGCCGCCCCGTCATGCTGATGATCCTCGATGGCTGGGGCTGGCGCGACGACAGGGACAACAACGCGGTCCTCTTGGCGAAAACTCCGAATTTCGACCGGTTCTGGGCCTCGTCGCCGCACGCTTTCCTGCGCACCTCCGGGCTCGATGTCGGCCTGCCCGAGGGGCAGATGGGCAATTCCGAGGTCGGCCACCTCAACTTAGGCGCCGGCCGCGTGGTGATGCAGGACCTGCCGCGCATCAACCAGGCCGTTGCGGACGGCACGCTGAAGCAGGCGCTGGACGGAAGCGGTCTGATCGATCGGCTCAAGGCCAGCGGCGGCACCTGCCATATCCTCGGCCTGGTCTCGCCAGGCGGCGTCCATGCCCATCAGGACCATGCGGTGGCGCTGGCCAAGCTCGTCGTGGCGGCCGGCGTTCCGGCGGTCATGCATGTCTTCACTGACGGCCGCGATACGCCGCCACGCTCGGCGAAGGACTATGTCGCGGCGCTCGAAACGGCGCTGCCGCCGCAGGTCAAGGTCGCGACAGTGAGCGGTCGCTATTACGCGATGGATCGCGACAATCGCTGGGAGCGGGTCGAGCTCGCCTGGAAGGCGCTGGCGCTCGGCGAGGGCGAGCGGATGCCGACCGCGGGCTCGGCGATCGAAGCCGCCTATGCCGCTGACGTCAGCGACGAGTTCATCAAGCCGGCGGCGATCGGCGATTACAGCGGCATGGCCGATGGCGACGGCCTGCTCAGCTTCAACTTCCGCGCCGACCGTATCCGCGAGATCCTGGCGCCGCTGCTCTTCGCCGAATTCAGCGGTTTTTCGCGTCCGCGCATGCCCAAGCTCGTCGGCGCGGTCGGGATGACCTCCTACAGCTCCGAGCTCGACCCGATCATGCCGGCGCTGTTCGCGCCGCAGAGCCTCGCCAACGGGCTCGGCGAGACGGTGTCGCAGGCGGGCCTCAAGCAGATCCGCTTCGCCGAAACCGAGAAGTATCCGCACGTCACCTATTTCTTCAACGGCGGCCGCGAGGAGCCTTTCGCAGGCGAAGAGCGCAGCATGACGCCGTCGCCGAAGGTCGCGACCTACGATTTGCAACCTGAGATGTCGGCTCCGGAGCTGACCGAAAAGGTCGTCGCCGCTGTCGAGAGCGGGCAGTACGACCTGTTCGTGCTGAACTTCGCCAATCCCGACATGGTCGGCCATACCGGCGTGCTGTCGGCGGCGATCAAGGCTGTCGAGACGATCGATAGGAGTCTGGGCCAGATCGCCGAGGCCATCCTGGCCAAGGGTGGGGCGTTGATCGTGACCGCCGATCACGGCAATGCCGAGCTGATGGTCGATCCCGTGACGGGCATCCCGCATACCGCACACACCACCTTTCCCGTGCCGGTCATGCTGATCGGCGGGCAGGCGACTGGGCTGGCCGAGGGCCGCCTCGCCGATGTCGCGCCGACGCTGCTCGCGCTGCTCGGCTTGAAGCAGCCGGCCGAGATGACGGGCCAGTCGCTGCTGCGCTGA
- a CDS encoding glucose 1-dehydrogenase, translating to MSLNLFKLDGRIALVTGSGQGIGLAIAEGLAAAGAHVVLNGRDTSKLEKACSAIAAAGHKASVAAFDVTDQKAVEAGVAKVEAEIGPIDILINNAGTQKRGAFVDFPVEDWHFLMATNLHSVFYVSQAVAKRMAPRNRGKIVNIGSVMSKLGRPSIVPYTASKGAVSLMTQGLAAELGKHNIQVNAIGPGYFVTELNQALLADETFSNWVKSRAPVGRWGETKELAGAAIFLSSEASDYVSGHLLMVDGGLTAVV from the coding sequence ATGTCGCTCAATCTGTTCAAGCTCGACGGGCGCATCGCGCTGGTCACCGGTTCCGGCCAGGGCATCGGGCTCGCGATTGCCGAAGGCCTTGCTGCCGCCGGCGCCCATGTCGTGCTGAACGGTCGTGACACCAGCAAGCTGGAGAAGGCGTGCAGCGCCATCGCCGCCGCCGGCCACAAGGCCTCAGTCGCTGCCTTCGACGTCACAGACCAGAAGGCGGTCGAGGCCGGCGTGGCCAAGGTCGAGGCCGAGATCGGGCCGATCGACATCCTGATCAACAATGCCGGCACGCAGAAGCGCGGCGCCTTCGTCGACTTCCCGGTCGAGGACTGGCACTTCCTGATGGCGACGAACCTGCATTCGGTGTTCTATGTCAGCCAGGCGGTGGCCAAGCGCATGGCCCCGCGCAACCGTGGCAAGATCGTCAATATCGGCTCGGTGATGAGCAAGCTCGGCCGGCCGAGCATCGTGCCCTACACCGCCTCGAAGGGCGCCGTCAGCCTGATGACACAGGGGCTCGCGGCCGAGCTCGGCAAGCACAACATCCAGGTCAACGCGATCGGCCCCGGCTATTTCGTGACCGAGCTGAACCAGGCGCTGCTCGCCGACGAGACCTTCTCGAACTGGGTCAAGAGCCGCGCTCCGGTCGGCCGCTGGGGCGAGACCAAGGAGCTGGCGGGTGCCGCGATCTTCCTGTCCTCGGAAGCGTCCGACTATGTCAGCGGCCATCTGCTCATGGTCGATGGCGGATTGACTGCGGTGGTGTGA
- a CDS encoding formate--tetrahydrofolate ligase, producing MSTDIEIARAATLKPIGTIADEAGIPDAALHPYGKYIAKVETDAIPDFAARPDGKLILVTAISPTPAGEGKTTTTVGLGDGLRRLGKRTMIALREPSLGPCFGQKGGAAGGGYAQVVPMEQINLHFTGDFHAVTSAHNLLAAMLDNHVYWGNGLDLDERHIAWRRVVDMNDRALRSIVSSLGGAMNGFPREDGFDITVASEVMAIFCLANDLADLEERLGRIVVGRTRSKRPVTAAELRAQGAMTVLLRDALMPNLVQTLEGTPAFVHGGPFANIAHGCNSVIATRAALKLADYVVTEAGFGADLGAEKFFDIKCRKAGLKPAVAVVVATVRALKMHGGVARDMLGAENLKALEAGLSNLARHVENIRKFGVPAIVAINHFTSDTPAEHALIQNFCRNHLGVEAVICRHWAEGGAGTEELATKVAALTESGEADFAPLYPDAIPLRQKLETIAHEIYGAAGISTDAKVTARIAELEAAGYGNLPICVAKTQYSFSADPTLRGAPSGHIVPVRELRLSAGAGFIVAICGDIMTMPGLPREPAAERIYIDAHGQIEGLF from the coding sequence ATGTCGACCGATATCGAGATCGCCCGCGCGGCGACACTTAAGCCGATCGGCACGATCGCCGACGAGGCCGGCATTCCTGATGCAGCGCTGCACCCTTATGGGAAGTACATCGCCAAGGTTGAAACCGACGCGATCCCGGATTTCGCGGCGCGGCCGGACGGCAAGCTCATCCTCGTCACCGCGATCAGTCCGACGCCAGCCGGCGAGGGCAAGACCACGACGACGGTCGGCCTCGGCGACGGGCTGCGGCGCCTCGGCAAGCGCACGATGATCGCGCTGCGCGAGCCTTCGCTCGGCCCCTGCTTCGGCCAGAAGGGCGGAGCGGCTGGTGGCGGCTATGCCCAGGTCGTGCCGATGGAGCAGATCAACCTGCACTTCACCGGCGACTTCCACGCCGTCACGAGCGCCCACAACCTGCTGGCGGCGATGCTCGACAACCATGTCTATTGGGGCAACGGGCTCGATCTCGACGAGCGCCATATCGCCTGGCGCCGCGTCGTCGACATGAACGACCGCGCGCTGCGCTCGATCGTCTCCTCGCTCGGCGGGGCGATGAACGGTTTCCCGCGCGAGGATGGTTTCGACATCACCGTCGCTTCCGAGGTGATGGCGATCTTCTGCCTCGCCAATGATCTCGCCGATCTGGAAGAACGGCTCGGCCGGATCGTCGTTGGCCGCACCCGCAGCAAGCGCCCGGTTACGGCCGCGGAGCTCAGGGCGCAGGGCGCGATGACCGTGCTGTTGCGCGATGCGCTGATGCCGAACCTGGTGCAAACGCTGGAAGGCACCCCTGCCTTCGTCCATGGCGGGCCCTTCGCCAACATCGCCCATGGCTGCAATTCGGTGATCGCGACGCGTGCTGCGCTGAAGCTCGCCGACTATGTCGTGACCGAAGCCGGCTTCGGCGCCGATCTCGGGGCCGAGAAGTTCTTCGACATCAAGTGCCGCAAGGCCGGCCTGAAGCCGGCCGTCGCGGTGGTGGTCGCGACCGTTCGGGCGCTGAAGATGCATGGCGGCGTCGCGCGCGACATGCTCGGAGCCGAGAACCTCAAGGCGCTGGAAGCGGGCCTTTCCAATCTCGCGCGCCATGTCGAGAATATCAGAAAGTTCGGCGTGCCGGCGATCGTCGCGATCAACCATTTCACCAGCGACACGCCGGCTGAGCACGCGCTGATCCAGAATTTCTGCCGCAACCATCTCGGCGTCGAGGCGGTGATCTGCCGGCATTGGGCCGAGGGCGGGGCAGGCACCGAAGAGCTCGCGACCAAAGTTGCGGCGTTGACGGAAAGCGGCGAGGCCGATTTCGCGCCGCTCTATCCGGACGCGATACCCCTGCGCCAGAAACTCGAGACGATCGCGCACGAGATCTATGGCGCCGCCGGTATTTCCACCGACGCCAAGGTCACGGCCCGCATCGCCGAGCTCGAAGCGGCCGGCTATGGCAACCTGCCGATCTGCGTGGCGAAGACGCAGTATTCCTTCTCGGCGGACCCGACGCTGCGCGGTGCGCCGTCCGGCCACATCGTGCCGGTGCGCGAACTCAGACTCTCGGCCGGCGCCGGCTTCATCGTCGCGATCTGCGGGGACATCATGACCATGCCCGGCCTGCCGCGCGAGCCAGCGGCCGAGCGCATCTACATCGATGCGCACGGCCAGATCGAGGGGCTGTTCTAA
- a CDS encoding sensor domain-containing diguanylate cyclase has translation MGLLTAWTNSGLKARVLMLVLATLVAIAVPASGIFLWMVNGTVVKLGTLFAEKQILFDRYRGLEALMREVSLAETVARAPVIVEWAQDEADPEKAKRGLAELEHYRLSFTDRSYFAVVDKSGNYYFNDKDNSYEHNRLRYTVSPNAPQDIWYFKTRALGTGCHLNVNRDEVLSVTKVWINCIIQKDGKVLGLIGTGVDLTQFIKEVVEFPQTGVQSMFVDLQGAVQAHRDPRVVDFHSLTKDAAAKKTIFRLLDEEGDRKALADMMQRVAKGEALVLSRFMQMDGHEVLVGVGFLDRLGWFNVTVMDVDAIIDRKLFAPIAGLMVAILIVAAGLMTLLFKRKVLDRLAWVEQGVVRVRAGDFSAVAKEDGNDEISRLSRAFNEMAQAVGDNTGRLEAMVAERTQKLEQLAQHDPLTSVLNRRGFEEVFAREQNRARRDRKACGLIIVDLDRFKLVNDDYGHHAGDEVLIACVRQMRSALRSYDACARWGGDEFILLISDCTADSLATIAGKIGALLREAPVALSDGRAVPMTASLGAAMARPEDSLTDAAARADAALYQVKRNGRDGVAIDEPQSAAMLRRLV, from the coding sequence ATGGGTTTGCTGACCGCCTGGACCAATTCGGGCCTGAAGGCGCGTGTGCTCATGCTCGTCCTGGCGACGCTGGTCGCGATCGCGGTTCCCGCCTCCGGCATCTTCCTCTGGATGGTCAACGGCACGGTGGTGAAGCTCGGCACGCTCTTCGCCGAGAAGCAGATCCTGTTCGATCGCTATCGCGGGCTGGAAGCGTTGATGCGCGAGGTCTCGCTGGCCGAGACGGTGGCGCGCGCGCCGGTGATCGTCGAATGGGCCCAGGATGAGGCCGATCCCGAGAAGGCCAAGCGTGGCCTCGCCGAGCTCGAGCACTACCGGCTCTCCTTCACCGACCGCAGCTATTTCGCCGTCGTCGACAAGAGCGGCAACTACTATTTCAACGACAAGGACAACAGCTACGAGCACAACCGGCTGCGCTACACAGTCTCGCCGAATGCGCCGCAGGACATCTGGTACTTCAAGACGCGCGCGCTCGGCACGGGCTGCCATCTCAACGTCAACCGCGACGAGGTGCTGTCGGTCACCAAGGTCTGGATCAACTGCATCATCCAGAAGGACGGCAAGGTCCTCGGCCTGATCGGCACCGGCGTCGACCTGACCCAGTTCATCAAGGAGGTCGTCGAGTTCCCGCAGACCGGCGTGCAGAGCATGTTCGTCGACCTGCAGGGCGCGGTGCAGGCGCATCGCGACCCGCGCGTGGTCGACTTCCACAGCCTGACCAAGGATGCCGCGGCCAAGAAGACGATCTTCCGCCTGCTCGACGAGGAGGGCGACCGCAAGGCCCTCGCCGACATGATGCAGCGCGTCGCCAAGGGCGAGGCGCTGGTGCTCTCCCGCTTCATGCAGATGGATGGGCACGAGGTCCTGGTCGGCGTCGGTTTCCTCGATCGGCTCGGCTGGTTCAACGTCACGGTGATGGATGTCGACGCTATCATCGACCGCAAGCTGTTCGCGCCGATCGCCGGGTTGATGGTGGCGATCCTCATCGTGGCCGCCGGGCTGATGACCTTGCTGTTCAAGCGCAAGGTGCTCGACCGGCTGGCATGGGTCGAGCAGGGCGTCGTTCGGGTCCGCGCCGGCGACTTCTCGGCCGTCGCGAAGGAGGACGGGAATGACGAGATCTCGCGGCTGTCGCGCGCCTTCAACGAGATGGCCCAGGCCGTCGGTGACAATACCGGGCGGCTCGAGGCGATGGTCGCCGAGCGTACGCAGAAGCTCGAACAACTGGCGCAGCATGATCCGCTGACCTCGGTGCTGAACCGTCGCGGCTTCGAGGAGGTTTTCGCGCGCGAGCAGAACCGGGCCCGGCGCGATCGCAAGGCCTGCGGGCTCATCATCGTCGACCTCGACCGCTTCAAGCTCGTCAATGACGACTATGGCCACCATGCCGGGGACGAGGTGCTGATCGCTTGCGTACGCCAGATGCGCTCGGCCTTGCGCAGCTACGATGCCTGCGCCCGCTGGGGCGGCGACGAGTTCATCCTGCTGATCAGCGACTGCACGGCGGATTCGCTCGCGACGATCGCGGGCAAGATCGGGGCACTGCTCCGCGAGGCGCCGGTCGCGCTCAGCGATGGCCGGGCAGTGCCGATGACGGCGAGCCTGGGCGCAGCGATGGCGCGCCCAGAGGACAGCCTGACCGATGCGGCCGCGCGTGCCGACGCGGCGCTCTACCAGGTCAAGCGCAACGGCCGCGACGGCGTCGCGATCGATGAGCCGCAATCGGCCGCCATGCTGCGCCGGTTGGTTTAG
- a CDS encoding L-idonate 5-dehydrogenase, whose translation MRAVVIHSEKDLRVEETAVPELGPLDVKVAIKAGGICGSDLHYYLHGGFGTIRVREPLILGHEIAGIVEAVGSEVSRVKPGDLVAVNPSRACGRCRYCQAGQQQHCLDMLFYGSAMRFPHVQGGFREVLVIEERQAVKLPGRVGAAQAAFAEPLAVCLHAVKRAGPLLGKRVLVTGSGPIGVLTVVAARAAGASEIVVTDVVDGPLPIALKMGATAAINVMAEPERLKADYGAEKGAFDVMFECSGNQHALTGAFDALRPGAVIVQIGVGGNFTIPMNVVVAKEFDLRGSFRFHEEFDWAVELIASGRIDLSPLLTASIPIERAVEAFDLAADKSRAMKVQLVFG comes from the coding sequence ATGCGTGCCGTCGTGATCCATTCCGAGAAGGACCTGCGGGTCGAGGAAACAGCCGTTCCGGAACTCGGCCCGCTCGACGTCAAGGTCGCGATCAAGGCTGGCGGCATCTGCGGCTCCGACCTGCATTATTATCTCCATGGCGGCTTCGGCACGATCCGGGTCCGTGAGCCGCTGATCCTCGGCCATGAGATCGCCGGCATCGTCGAGGCGGTCGGCAGCGAGGTCTCGCGGGTGAAGCCGGGCGACCTCGTCGCGGTCAATCCGAGCCGGGCCTGCGGCCGCTGCCGCTACTGCCAGGCCGGCCAGCAGCAGCATTGCCTGGACATGCTGTTCTACGGCAGCGCCATGCGCTTCCCCCATGTCCAGGGCGGCTTCCGCGAGGTGCTGGTCATCGAGGAGCGCCAGGCGGTGAAGCTGCCCGGCCGTGTCGGCGCAGCGCAGGCCGCCTTCGCCGAGCCGCTCGCCGTCTGCCTGCATGCGGTCAAGCGCGCCGGACCACTCCTCGGCAAGCGCGTCCTCGTCACCGGCTCCGGGCCTATCGGCGTGCTGACTGTGGTCGCGGCCCGCGCCGCCGGCGCCAGCGAGATCGTCGTCACAGATGTGGTCGACGGCCCGCTGCCGATCGCCCTCAAGATGGGCGCGACAGCAGCGATCAACGTCATGGCCGAGCCGGAGCGATTGAAGGCCGATTATGGCGCTGAGAAGGGCGCCTTCGACGTGATGTTCGAGTGCTCGGGCAACCAGCACGCGCTGACCGGCGCTTTCGATGCGTTGCGCCCCGGCGCGGTGATCGTCCAGATCGGCGTCGGCGGCAATTTCACCATTCCGATGAATGTCGTCGTCGCCAAGGAGTTCGACCTGCGCGGCTCCTTCCGCTTCCATGAGGAGTTCGACTGGGCGGTCGAGCTGATCGCATCGGGCCGCATCGACCTCTCGCCGCTGCTCACCGCCTCGATCCCGATCGAGCGCGCCGTCGAGGCGTTCGATCTCGCTGCCGACAAGTCCCGGGCGATGAAGGTGCAGCTGGTCTTCGGCTGA